Proteins from one Homalodisca vitripennis isolate AUS2020 chromosome 3, UT_GWSS_2.1, whole genome shotgun sequence genomic window:
- the LOC124358133 gene encoding uncharacterized protein LOC124358133 has protein sequence MSRNFSANQLEREFRPTRLGNWEVPKWLPQRPRARKTTTKIIANDRGHLLPGVQRPPQNPWGSFRGTWQLPNKISRKYASELTRPTGALTSWEKRSAHVPIIEPTKLPPARPKSAPSFGNSNKELDDFCKVHKEPVEHNLKQIEYRESPRKLSPLPINDRQLYDKHDENDYSRTLAYDRAPQVVNTSQNVQDDINEYTKTVQSPLLEEKRNGFKRDPSPPDSGVDLDYPPQGPPLASVYCSAQVAKNLALDNQKHQPLPDTIEDALYRSMQLKQAKHPGMGLNVEPRALAVGVKGYGAPAPTQCSKLKVYRPKTAGALQRRESHDEVRPKTSQPKRKEHMSEIELALCWDFKPVNPSDEPKRSPHIDGSNGSAAPAVFAMVHQPSPIPPEDARPSPRPSLEQKKMEKRLSADTIKSISRESADRARSRPKTAWSDDTKAKHLQERLKKLQERSNPSAVMDIINNNAKENSSPNILPGESRKSSAASHDSRRKSLSGQHSIKSSELDSQKLSKEKHYQSSPNLTTAGVHTNGKNGKNRLLNSRPCMACDLKTSPPGSLQEAKRPKSDYKMAFKAGKPNGSGNDNLNGSQDVSSTSSRPHTAKQLQIPKMKAPFAKKSYSIGTLAPPFSLWPGTTGQDYPEHWRLASVYQHSFKPVELRRKPLLQSVYQ, from the exons CTAGAGAGAGAGTTCCGGCCGACACGTCTGGGCAACTGGGAGGTGCCCAAGTGGTTGCCGCAGCGCCCCAGGGCCCGCAAGACAACTACCAAGATCATCGCCAACGATCGCGGTCACCTCCTGCCCGGCGTGCAGCGTCCTCCGCAGAACCCTTGGGGATCCTTCAGAGGCACCTGGCAACTGCCCAACAAGATTTCCAGGAAGTATG CCTCGGAGCTGACCAGGCCGACTGGAGCTTTGACGTCATGGGAGAAGCGATCTGCTCATGTGCCGATCATAGAACCAACTAAACTTCCTCCGGCAAGGCCTAAA agTGCACCAAGTTTTGGAAATTCAAATAAAGAACTTGATGACTT TTGTAAA GTTCACAAGGAGCCAGTTGAACACAACTTGAAACAGATTGAGTACAGAGAGAGTCCACGTAAATTGAGTCCTCTACCCATCAACGACCGGCAACTGTACGACAAACACGATGAAAATGATTACTCTCGTACACTGGCTTACGATCGGGCTCCACAG GTTGTCAATACATCACAGAATGTGCAGGACGATATTAACGAGTACACAAAGACTGTCCAGTCTCCATTGTTAGAAGAGAAGCGCAATGGGTTCAAACGGGATCCGTCTCCACCAGACTCTGGTGTGGACTTAGACTACCCTCCTCAGGGCCCCCCGCTGGCCAGCGTGTATTGTAGCGCTCAGGTCGCCAAGAACTTGGCATTAGACAACCAGAAACATCAACCGTTGCCTGACACCATTGAGGATGCTTTGTACAG GTCAATGCAGCTGAAGCAAGCCAAACACCCAGGAATGGGACTAAATGTGGAGCCCAGAGCCCTAGCTGTTGGGGTCAAAGGTTACGGAGCCCCCGCTCCAACTCAGTGCAGCAAACTGAAGGTCTATCGACCAAAAACTGCTGGAGCCCTGCAACGACGAGAGTCCCACGATGAAGTTCGGCCCAAGACATCACAACCTAAACGTAAAGAGCACATGTCAGAGATAGAGCTCGCACTCTGCTGGGACTTCAAGCCTGTCAATCCATCAGATGAACCGAAACGATCCCCTCACATTGACGGAAGCAATGGAAGTGCTGCCCCGGCTGTATTTGCAATGGTACATCAACCTTCTCCTATCCCTCCAGAAGATGCTAGACCGTCACCTCGTCCCTCTCTGGAACAGAAGAAAATGGAGAAGAGGCTTTCCGCTGATACTATAAAGTCGATATCGAGAGAAAGTGCTGATAGGGCAAGATCCAGACCTAAAACTGCTTGGTCGGATGACACAAAAGCAAAGCATTTACAGGAGCGTTTGAAAAAACTCCAAGAAAGGTCTAACCCTTCTGCGGTAATggatattataaacaataacgCTAAGGAGAACAGCAGTCCCAACATTCTTCCAGGAGAAAGCAGAAAAAGTTCTGCAGCCTCACATGATTCCCGAAGAAAAAGTCTAAGTGGCCAACACTCAATTAAGTCGTCTGAATTAGATtcacaaaaattatcaaaagaaaaacaCTATCAAAGCTCACCAAATCTCACAACAGCTGGTGTTCATACAAATGGTAAAAACGGAAAGAATAGGTTACTGAACTCTCGGCCATGTATGGCATGTGATTTGAAAACATCACCTCCGGGGTCTCTTCAAGAGGCAAAGAGACCTAAATCGGATTACAAAATGGCATTCAAGGCTGGAAAGCCAAATGGCAGTGGTAACGATAATTTAAACGGGAGTCAAGATGTTTCTAGTACTTCGTCTAGACCTCATACTGCCAAACAACTTCAGATACCAAAAATGAAAGCACCTTTTGCCAAAAAGAGCTATTCAATCGGAACATTAGCTCCTCCGTTCTCTCTGTGGCCTGGAACAACGGGACAGGACTATCCGGAGCACTGGAGACTAGCTTCTGTATACCAGCATTCTTTCAAACCGGTTGAATTGAGGAGAAAACCACTGCTACAGAGTGTTTATCAATAA
- the LOC124358134 gene encoding jerky protein homolog-like yields MDRALFQEWFEKKQFVPNVRAYNEENGLPDRALLLIDNAPSHPDDLELVIGDIKAIFLPPKRYFDHTTNGPREFYKALKQNYRKKAAPKACLRKNEDLTILQKLKKITIKDVIFWVAEAWENTSVGALQKSWKNLWPDLQFVEEVVPPVNECELLPLVKKIPGCENVEKECVDEWTAVDDKGFEEYTDERHRGTGARSPS; encoded by the coding sequence ATGGATCGTGCTTTGTTTCAAGAATGGTTTGAGAAGAAACAATTTGTGCCCAACGTGAGAGCCTACAATGAAGAAAATGGACTGCCTGATAGAGCGTTGTTACTCATAGATAACGCTCCGTCCCATCCGGATGACTTAGAGCTGGTTATTGGTGATATAAAAGCCATTTTTCTACCACCGAAACGTTACTTCGATCATACAACCAATGGACCAAGGGAGTTCTACAAAGCGTTGAAGCAAAATTATCGGAAAAAAGCTGCTCCGAAGGCCTGCTTGAGGAAAAATGAAGACCTCACAATTCTCCAAAAGCTTAAGAAAATCACGATCAAAGATGTAATTTTCTGGGTGGCAGAGGCTTGGGAGAACACAAGCGTAGGAGCTCTGCAGAAATCTTGGAAAAATCTTTGGCCTGATCTGCAGTTTGTTGAAGAGGTTGTTCCACCGGTAAATGAATGCGAACTTCTtcctcttgtaaaaaaaataccggGATGCGAAAATGTAGAGAAGGAGTGTGTTGATGAGTGGACGGCTGTAGATGACAAAGGCTTCGAGGAGTACACAGACGAAAGACATCGTGGCACAGGTGCAAGGAGTCCCAGCTGA